The proteins below are encoded in one region of Naumovozyma castellii chromosome 6, complete genome:
- the SSF2 gene encoding rRNA-binding ribosome biosynthesis protein (ancestral locus Anc_5.338) codes for MAKRRTKKRTHVHQTEEEEKGIPKSMVIRVGQTSLSNHSLNQLVKDFRQIMQPHTAIKLKERKSNKLKDFVVMCGPLSVSHLFIFTQSEKTGNVSLKIARTPQGPTITFQVMDYSLGRDIKKFLRRPKSLNKEDVMDPPLLVLNGFNGVKSKKNAETENVEKVVVSMFQNIFPSLNPARTQLNTIKRVFMINKDQDTGEITMRHYFIDIRDVDISKNLKRLYKAKHNLSKSVPNLHRKEDISSLILDHDLGAYTSESEVEDDAIVSVVDKKDIKASSITVPKQVVKKDDTKDDDEDMDKDEEDDDESNITKKATIIDEPVVAPRKKAIKLTELGPRLTLKLVKIEEGICSGKVLHHEFVNKSSDEIRALEKRHAAKMRLKEQRKKEQEANIAKKKAVKDAKKQRKLERRKARELLQQENSEEGATGENIPSISEDESSSDEDHYSDVPEDLDSDLFSEVE; via the coding sequence ATGGCCAAAAGAAGAACCAAGAAGAGAACTCATGTGCATCAGACCGAGGAGGAGGAAAAGGGTATCCCAAAATCAATGGTGATTAGAGTTGGCCAAACTTCATTGAGTaatcattcattgaatCAATTAGTTAAGGATTTCCGTCAAATCATGCAACCTCATACAGCTatcaaattgaaggaaagaaagTCCAATAAGCTGAAGGATTTCGTTGTTATGTGTGGTCCCTTGAGTGTTTCtcatcttttcatttttactCAATCTGAAAAGACTGGGAAtgtttctttgaagattgcCAGAACACCTCAAGGTCCTACAATCACTTTTCAAGTTATGGATTACTCTTTAGGAAGAGATATCAAGAAGTTCTTAAGAAGACCAAAATCCTTAAATAAAGAGGATGTAATGGATCCACCGTTGTTAGTATTGAATGGGTTTAATGGTGTTAAAAGTAAAAAGAATGCTGAAACAGAGAATGTAGAAAAGGTTGTTGTCTCCATGTTCCAAAATATCTTCCCATCTCTGAATCCAGCTAGGACTCAGTTGAATACCATCAAAAGAGTTTTTATGATTAATAAAGATCAAGATACAGGTGAGATAACTATGCGTCATTACTTTATTGATATTAGAGACGTTGATATTTCCAAGAACCTAAAGAGACTTTATAAAGCCAAACACAATTTAAGTAAATCTGTGCCGAATTTACACAGAAAGGAGgatatttcatctttaatattAGATCATGATTTGGGTGCATATACTTCTGAATCCgaagttgaagatgatgcGATCGTTAGCGTTGTTGAtaagaaagatattaaaGCTAGCAGCATAACTGTTCCAAAACAAGTAGTTAAAAAAGATGATACTAAAGACGACGATGAAGATATGGATAAAGACGAAGAGGATGACGATGAAAGTAACATTACCAAAAAAGCCACTATTATTGATGAACCTGTTGTAGCTCCACGTAAGAAGGCTATAAAACTTACTGAACTGGGACCAAGATTGACTTTGAAATTAGTgaagattgaagaaggtATTTGCTCTGGAAAAGTCTTGCATCATGAATTTGTTAACAAGAGTAGTGATGAAATAAGGGCTTTAGAAAAGAGACATGCTGCTAAAATGAGATTAAAGGAacaaagaaagaaggaACAAGAAGCCAACATTGCTAAGAAAAAAGCTGTGAAGGATGCTAAAAAGCAACgtaaattggaaagaagaaaagcAAGAGAATTACTTCAGCAAGAAAACAGTGAAGAAGGTGCTACCGGAGAGAACATACCATCAATTAGTGAGGATGAAAGTTCAAGTGACGAGGATCACTACAGTGATGTTCCAGAAGATTTGGATAGTGATTTATTTAGCGAAGTTGAATAG
- the RRP3 gene encoding RNA-dependent ATPase RRP3 (ancestral locus Anc_5.337): protein MSGKVDKKKAAVAKHTELTSLAAKIKAKALENQQKLKEQEAAAESSNSDSNSDSESNSRERKKKLNSKEADVEDETEHETFESFSELDLVPELLQACKNLNYTKPTPIQSRSIPPALKGNDIIGLAQTGSGKTAAFAIPILNSLWHDQQPYYACILAPTRELAQQIKETFDSLGSLMGVRSTCIVGGMNMMDQARDLMRKPHIIIATPGRLMDHLENTKGFSLRKLKYLVMDEADRLLDMEFGPVLDRILKILPTQGRTTYLFSATMTSKIDKLQRASLTNPVKCAVSNKYQTVDTLVQTLIVVPGGLKDTYLVYLLNEFIGKTTIIFTRTKANAERISGLCNLLEFNATALHGDLNQNQRTGALDLFKAGRKSILVATDVAARGLDIPSVDIVINYDIPVDSKSYIHRVGRTARAGRSGKSISLVSQYDLELILRIEEVLGKKLPKESVDKEMILHFRDSVDKANGEVIMEMNRRNKEKQLRGKGRRGRMMSRENMDRGER, encoded by the coding sequence ATGTCTGGAAAAGTTGATAAGAAGAAGGCGGCCGTCGCCAAACATACTGAATTGACCTCGTTGGCAGCTAAAATTAAGGCTAAGGCTTTAGAGAATCAACAGAAACTGAAAGAACAGGAGGCAGCAGCTGAAAGTTCAAATTcagattcaaattcagaCTCTGAATCAAACTCTCGTgagagaaagaagaaattaaatagCAAAGAAGCAGATGTGGAAGACGAGACGGAACATGAAACGTTTGAATCATTCTCTGAATTGGACTTAGTTCCAGAATTATTACAAGCTTGTAAGAACCTAAACTATACAAAACCTACACCAATTCAATCCAGATCTATTCCACCTGCTTTGAAAGGTAATGATATTATAGGGTTAGCACAAACAGGTTCTGGTAAGACTGCCGCATTTGCCATCCCTATTCTAAACAGTTTATGGCATGACCAACAACCATATTATGCATGTATTTTGGCACCAACAAGAGAATTGGCTCAACAGATTAAAGAAACGTTTGACTCTTTGGGTTCTCTCATGGGTGTGCGTTCTACATGTATTGTTGGTGGTATGAACATGATGGATCAAGCTAGAGATTTAATGAGGAAACCCCATATTATCATTGCAACACCAGGTAGATTAATGGATCATCTTGAAAACACCAAAGGGTTTTCCTTGaggaaattaaaatatttggtcaTGGATGAAGCTGATAGATTATTAGATATGGAATTCGGACCTGTGTTAGATAGAATTTTAAAGATTCTACCCACTCAGGGAAGAACTACGTATTTGTTTTCTGCCACTATGACTTCTAAGATTgataaattacaaagaGCAAGTTTAACTAACCCTGTTAAATGTGCTGTTTCCAATAAATATCAAACAGTAGATACTTTAGTGCAAACGTTGATTGTAGTTCCCGGTGGGTTGAAGGATACTTATTTGGtctatttattaaatgaattcaTTGGTAAAACTACAATCATTTTCACGAGGACGAAGGCTAATGCGGAGAGAATATCAGGTCTTTGTAATTTGCTAGAATTCAATGCTACCGCTCTACATGGTGATTTAAATCAAAACCAAAGAACTGGTGCACTTGATTTATTTAAGGCTGGTAGAAAATCTATTTTGGTTGCCACCGATGTTGCCGCTAGAGGGTTAGATATTCCATCTGTGGatattgttattaattATGATATTCCTGTGGATTCTAAATCTTACATTCATCGTGTTGGTAGAACCGCGAGAGCTGGGAGATCGGGTAAATCGATTTCCTTAGTTTCTCAATATGATTTAGAATTAATATTgagaattgaagaagttttGGGGAAGAAATTACCTAAGGAATCAGTGgataaagaaatgattcttcattttaGAGATTCTGTGGATAAGGCCAATGGTGAAGTTATTATGGAAATGAatagaagaaataaagAGAAACAACTTAGAGGCAAAGgtagaagaggaagaatgATGTCTAGGGAAAACATGGATAGAGGAGAGCGTTAA
- the GIC2 gene encoding Gic2p (ancestral locus Anc_5.331) — MLRFSATTKMSSPPTDLQNLPRMKSIWLDEDQEIEKLYSIQAEQFMNSGDHVDAMNITLLNSDVPKLENTENILLLPTKNPERIENSRSVSEEKKVKNSRKRKLFSFFKNINSRFLSDASTRPASNDNISKPFGFQHISHAGSKESATLEPEVTILPSVEVPKERKTLSKAFVTDSIPLKQDAEHMLFNELERTPASRRIRASSSISPNSSVFDRIVSTTSTAPTTSDSPPGSPLLQHVQRKPRHNRVACLPPTLTSPNDISSELLREAPMVPPIIFPKNEKIFTRTQPTIEEEWLNEPPNDTSLYYEQFTSRPAPLTYRDSFF, encoded by the coding sequence ATGTTGAGGTTCAGCGCGACAACCAAGATGTCATCACCACCAACAGACCTACAGAACTTACCTCGAATGAAGTCTATATGGCTTGACGAGGATcaggaaattgaaaaattatacTCTATACAGGCTGAACAATTTATGAATTCAGGTGACCATGTCGATGCTATGAATATTACACTGCTGAATAGCGACGTGCCTAAGCTGGAAAATACAGAAAATATACTACTATTACCCACGAAGAATCCTGAACGTATAGAGAATTCAAGAAGTGTTAGTGAGGAAAAAaaggtgaaaaattctagaaaaagaaagttattttcattcttcaaaaatatcaacTCTAGGTTTCTTAGTGATGCGAGCACTCGACCGGCCTCTAATGACAATATTTCTAAACCGTTTGGCTTCCAACATATATCTCATGCTGGTTCAAAGGAAAGTGCTACTTTAGAACCTGAGGTGACAATATTACCTAGTGTGGAAGTACCAAAGGAGCGAAAAACCTTGAGTAAAGCCTTTGTGACAGACTCCATTCCATTAAAACAGGATGCGGAACACATGcttttcaatgaattggaaagaacTCCTGCTTCACGCAGAATAAGAGCCTCCTCATCTATATCCCCAAACTCCTCTGTATTTGACCGTATTGTTTCAACGACTTCTACAGCACCCACAACTAGTGATTCACCTCCAGGTTCACCACTTTTGCAACATGTTCAAAGGAAACCTAGGCATAATCGTGTTGCATGTCTACCGCCTACTCTTACATCCCCCAACGATATTTCCTCTGAGCTTTTAAGAGAAGCACCAATGGTACCACCAATAATATTCCCAAAAAAcgaaaaaatatttaccaGGACTCAACCAACCATCGAAGAAGAGTGGTTGAATGAACCTCCAAATGATACATCACTTTATTATGAACAATTCACTTCGAGGCCCGCTCCGCTCACCTACAGGGACTctttcttttaa